The Actinomyces wuliandei genome contains the following window.
CTGCACCAGCGGGGCTGCGAGGGGCGCTGACCCGATGGCTGCTGGAGGTGGCTCCCGGGGTGTTCGTCGGGCACCTGTCCGCCAGGGTCCGCGAGCAGGTGTGGGAACTGGTCGAGGCCAACATCGGTGACGGGCGTGCCCTGCTGGCCTACTCGGCACGCAACGAGCAGCGCTTTGCAGTGGTGTCCCTGGGGCACGAGCGTGACCCTGTGAACGTGGAGGGCTGCCTGGTGATGCAGGCGCCTTACAAGGATGTGAAAGAGCAGGCTGCCCTTCCTGGTGCTGTCAAGGCTCCGAAGGAGTCCTGGTCAGTCGCCGCCCGACGACGTCGCTACCGCAACGCTACCGAGCGGGCCCTAGGTCAGCAGTGAAGGCATATGGCCTGGTTGCGTGGTATCGTCGCAGGTCAGGAAGTGTTGACCCCGCACGCGCGGGGATGATCCCAACGGGGCCGACGTACAGAGGACGCTCGCACGGTTGACCCCGCACGCGCGGGGATGATCCGACTGTCCGTCTACATAGATCCGGCGCTGCGGGGTTGACCCCGCACGCGCGGGGATGATCCGCTGACGCTTCATCCGCAGGATCGCGGACTCAGGTTGACCCCGCACGCGCGGGGATGATCCCATCCCCTCGCAGGACAAGGGAAGGCATCACCAGTTGACCCCGCACGCGCGGGGATGATCCGGACGTCCTTCCCGGAGTCCTCCGGGGCGACGGGTTGACCCCGCACGCGCGGGGATGATCCCCTGCCGTCGAAGGTCACCGCGTAGGTACCGGTGTTGACCCCGCACGCGCGGGGATGATCCCCACACAGAGACACCCCCATCAGCGCACCCCGTGTTGACCCCGCACGCGCGGGGATGATCCGGGGGACTGTGTAGGTGGGCATGTCTCCTCCTGGTTGACCCCGCACGCGCGGGGATGATCCCCTGAGGAGCCGCGAGCGCGAGCGCGTGATGTAGTTGACCCCGCACGCGCGGGGATGATCCCGTGAGCCGATCGAGGAGGTTACGGTCGCTGTTGTTGACCCCGCACGCGCGGGGATGATCCGATCCGGCGCGCTATGCTGCACTCCGGCCGGCAGTTGACCCCGCACGCGCGGGGATGATCCGGGCGTGGGCAGGGACGTTGCCGACGAGCTGCGCGTTGACCCCGCACGCGCGGGGATGATCCGGTGGTGCTACCGGTGAGGCATGAGTGGTTGCAGTTGACCCCGCACGCGCGGGGATGATCCCCAAACCCCCCGGAAGTAGAACCAGAAAAGAAAGTTGACCCCGCACGCGCGGGGATGATCCCATCGGCACCACGCCCGCTACCCGAGCTGTCAGCGTTGACCCCGCACGCGCGGGGATGATCCCGAGATCCTGGCCGAGGACGGCGGTGTCAGGGGGTTGACCCCGCACGCGCGGGGATGATCCGACGTACTTGGTGGGTGCGGTGATTTTCTCACTGTTGACCCCGCACGCGCGGGGATGATCCCGCTGCGACGAGCTGGTCCGGTGCGGGCTCGGCGTTGACCCCGCACGCGCGGGGATGATCCGGACGACAGCGAGACGGAGCGGCTGCTGGCGGCGTTGACCCCGCACGCGCGGGGATGATCCGAGGCGCAGCTGGCCGAGCTCGTGGAGGCGCTGGTTGACCCCGCACGCGCGGGGATGATCCTGGAGGCTCGGTGGGGGCGGGGGCGCCGGTGGTGTTGACCCCGCACGCGCGGGGATGATCCGCCGCACCGTCCGAGACGACGGGCTTCAGGTACGTTGACCCCGCACGCGCGGGGATGATCCAAAATCAGCTGCGAGGGGGACGCGCTACGCAGGGTTGACCCCGCACGCGCGGGGATGATCCAACCTGACCCCAGTCAATCCCGGCGACCCAGGAGTTGACCCCGCACGCGCGGGGATGATCCCACGGCCCGCCTCATCCCGGACACGGAACGCGAGTTGACCCCGCACGCGCGGGGATGATCCGGGCAGGCCCACCCTGAGCGCGGACCTGATGGCGTTGACCCCGCACGCGCGGGGATGATCCCGCCGTGATGAGCGGCTACGGCGTCACGACCTTGTTGACCCCGCACGCGCGGGGATGATCCCGTGAACCGATCGAGGAGGTTACGGTCGCTGTTGTTGACCCCGCACGCGCGGGGATGATCCGCCGTCGATAATCGCCTTCACGGTGGGTGAGGCGTTGACCCCGCACGCGCGGGGATGATCCCGGGTGGCCGAGCAGCTGGTCGTCCACAGCCGTGTTGAACCCGCACGCGCGGGGATGATCCGCCTCCCGAGAGCGTATGATCGGGATCACGGGCGTTGACCCCGCACGCGCGGGGATGATCCGGAAGGACAACTTTTGTGACTACTATCGCTGTCGTTGACCCCGCACGCGCGGGGATGATCCGGAGACCAGAGCCATGGAGGAGACCCTGGAGCAGTTGACCCCGCACGCGCGGGGATGATCCGGCAGTCCAGAAGATGCCCTGGCTGCGCCCTGAGTTGACCCCGCACGCGCGGGGATGATCCGGTGACGCGCTCGACGACGGTGTGCTCGCCGTCGTTGACCCCGCACGCGCGGGGATGATCCGGTCTCCGCTACCGGCGTCCCTGCCTCTCGGCGGTTGACCCCGCACGCGCGGGGATGATCCCGGAGGAGAAGGATGATCACTGTGGAGGAGGCTGTTGACCCCGCACGCGCGGGGATGATCCCAGGGTCCTCACGCTCGGTACACGCACGGCTCAGTTGACCCCGCACGCGCGGGGATGATTATCAGTCACGGCGACGTCTGTGCGTGTCGGCTGGGCGTTGGTGGGGTGCGTACTCCGTTCCGGGGCCTTTGTGTGTTTAGCCGGGCCGGGTACGGCTAGTTGGGGAGACGTATTGTAGGCAGTTTCAGCTTGTAGGCAGTTTCAGCCTTTCTAATAACCGCCTCAGTTGGCCCCGTCACCCTCCTGAGCGTGCTGATGACCGTCGTGCTGTCCCCGCTGATGCGCCCGATGACGTACAGGCCCGGCCAGTGTCCCACTGAGGAGTAGGCCAGGACGAGTACCTTGTTGGGTGTGTACCAGGCGATGTCGCCAGCCTGGGGCGCGGCGGCTGACATCCCGGTCACGTCCAGCGCCTCGGGCAGGGCGGCCAGGATCTCCTGCCCGGCGTAGTCGGAGAAGGACACTGTGACGGGCAGCTGGCGCAGCAGGGAGCGGCTGGCTGGGGAGTCGTCCAGGGTGGCTGCGAGGAGGGAGCCGCCCAGGGTGATGGTAATGGGGTGTGTTGTGGTGCTCATGGGTTCTCCTGTCTGGGAGAGGGCGGACCGTGGTGCCCTGTTCGGCGCTGTGCCGGGTCCGCTTGTGCCGCAGCGCCGGGCGGTTCCCCTGATCGGGTGCTCGAGCATGACTCTAGACCGGGCTGCTAGCGGCTGGGAGGTCCGCACAGGCCTCCCCTGGGGCCGCTGCCGTGTACCCGTCCCCTGCCTTGTCCTGGAGTCCTGGACCTGCCTGCGGGCGCTGGTTCCAGGTTCTGACTCCTGGCTCACCGTGCTCGCCGCCCGCTGTCCTTGTCTGGCGGGGCACGGCCTGCTGGGCTGTGCCCTCC
Protein-coding sequences here:
- the cas2e gene encoding type I-E CRISPR-associated endoribonuclease Cas2e — protein: MVVIVLSAAPAGLRGALTRWLLEVAPGVFVGHLSARVREQVWELVEANIGDGRALLAYSARNEQRFAVVSLGHERDPVNVEGCLVMQAPYKDVKEQAALPGAVKAPKESWSVAARRRRYRNATERALGQQ
- a CDS encoding cyclophilin-like fold protein, which produces MSTTTHPITITLGGSLLAATLDDSPASRSLLRQLPVTVSFSDYAGQEILAALPEALDVTGMSAAAPQAGDIAWYTPNKVLVLAYSSVGHWPGLYVIGRISGDSTTVISTLRRVTGPTEAVIRKAETAYKLKLPTIRLPN